The DNA window atcatcaatcattatattgaCAACCTTACCTCAACATTCAAACCAAACAACCTTATCTTtccttcaatcactaacccaaagaaaataagctttcttaccttgatCCTAGATTCTTgtggagaagaacttctaatctccaagcaaagattaaggcttcaataaaagattaatgtcttggaagaaattagattgaaggagaaatgaggaaccctagcttccaaACCGTGAGAAGAGAAAAGAAGATAAGGGAAATGAGGAAAATGAGAGTCtcattcgattttatgccttaaATCACCCAAAACACGATTTTCCACTGTACAGGGCGCTAGGGCGGTCGAGTTTACCGCCCTACCGCAGAACTTACTGTCCAAAACCCAAAAATACAGACCCaggcgcgctggggcggtcaaacaTTACCGCCCTAGCACGGCACCTTCTGTCCCGGCGCGCGCTCTGTGCACAACTTCTCCAAAGATTGCTttcgaaacgcctcttcccttcataattagAAAAattggtaaacatgaaagttgtagtcctatgtcttggctttcatctccaattggcctcatctCATTTGGATATTTGAGAAAAATGTTATGCTccatctcccaacatgtgtcagtgcaagaacgacgatacacacgacacactttggGGCACTATTGACTTATTTTccataatgatttgaacaaaattcaaaacatgatagTTATAgtcttatgtcttatctttctaaagAAAATGGCCTCACATCATTTAAATCAAAGTACAAAACATTATGGCCAAGATGTTGAGATGCAAGATGTTGAAGAGGGTGAGTTACTTGAACCTATTTTAAAGGATGAATCAGGAGTAAGCTGTAATGTTGGAGTTAATCAGGTTTCCAACAAGAGGAATTTAAGacgtaagaagaagaaaaataaaaacaagCAAAATACAGAAATCGATTGGTCCAAATGTTACTGATATCAACAGGTTTGAAACATTTTGAAGCAagattttgttcattttataGTATCCCTTTAGCATTATTTCGTCGTCGTATTTTTTGGTTATCTATTGTCATCCATAGCCTTATGTTACACTATTTTTGTATGTCGTGGTGGCCTTAGAAGTTGCTATATCACTTATAGAGAGGAAAATAGAATTCTGTACCTTTTTGTGTAGATAAACGAACACCATCACAGACGCAACCTGCTTCTTTATATTCTTGACATGTACTATATAGTCCGCCTATTGACAAGGATTCATATTTTCTGATGCAGTGTTTTCTAACTTTGCTAGCTTCAAATTCAACATTTCCCTGTTTTTAcgattattttcatttttttggtgACTATTTCCTTTGTATAAATATTTGTAGGTTTGTTTTAAATGTGTGTAAGCGTTTGAGAGAGAGGAAATCTTATCTTATGTGTACTGCTGTTGGTTGTATTGACGTCTCTGCTTTGAGTGATCTCGTCAAAGAGGTAAGACTTTGTTGTGTTGTTCTGTTGTACCACTTCATCTCTGGCCACCTATTGCTGATGATCTtcattttaaatttacaaattgtACTAAACTTGACTTTGACGGTTTGAACGGTGCTGTAGTTAGAGAATTTTGCTTGAATGATTTGCATGTTTATGATCTCTTAATTGGTTAAGTTACTTGAGGGAGTTATTGTACTTACACTGCAGTGCGATGCAAGATTTACAATCCAAAAATGGGATGAAGTGCGTTTTATAAAAAAACTGACTTAGCCGACATTTGGCTTTCTCATTACAATGCAATGCGTTTTTTTTACATGGTTCCAAAACTTGTTTTGGTGACAAAATGATGCACGTTAATCTTAGAACTTATCCCTATTTGGATGAGCTTTGATATGTGTTTACTTGGTGGGGTAGCGTGCTTTAGGTTTTATGACATCATTATCATAGATTAACCACGCTGCTCTCACCTTTGAACCCTTTCCGACTTATCTCGTACTGCTAACTAATGAAAAGTATTAGAATCTGTCATTAGTACTGTACTGTTTTGGTAAAACCTGGAATTGACCCTTGGTATTGTGATTGGTGAGATATTTGTTAACCATAGTTTTCTACAACTTTTAGGGATATAGTCTACTTCCTTCCCCCTCCTTAGTTCTGATTCTCAGTATTGTTTTCCCTCCATCGCAGATTCTTTTGGCTGAAGATTTTCTTGCTATCGCTATCCTGAAACTTTCATCTGAGAATTGAGATAGCTTCTTGATGAACCactcataaattttttaatgaagGTTGATATTTTTGAACTTATAACCTGTGAATGGCTGAACATCACTATTGACCTTTCGGTCTTTTCAAGATCTTAGTTCTCCATATTGATAGGATTATTATTAGTTTCCTCTTCtctgacttttttttttaatttctcacGCATCACTCAAAAAAAAATGTTACATTGAACATGAACGTGCAGGTTGATGCCATTCAGGCCTGTGGAGGTCAGAAGACTGCTGATGGTGGCCATTTCGTAATGGTGGTGGCATATTGTGGACTATCATCAAAGCTTGTGACCAAATGCTTACAAAGAGATCATGAGAAAGGGGAAAAAATTTGAGGTGCACTTTCTACACTAGtattctatttatttattttaccttTTACATATGCACTCACTTATGTGATTCAAGTACTAAATTTCTTGCTTAAAACCAATTTCTTCATCACTAT is part of the Primulina tabacum isolate GXHZ01 chromosome 18, ASM2559414v2, whole genome shotgun sequence genome and encodes:
- the LOC142532364 gene encoding uncharacterized protein LOC142532364; translation: MASHHLNQSTKHYGQDVEMQDVEEGELLEPILKDESGVSCNVGVNQVSNKRNLRRKKKKNKNKQNTEIDWFVLNVCKRLRERKSYLMCTAVGCIDVSALSDLVKEVDAIQACGGQKTADGGHFKQFKQHHQNKQAHAQQSESSSERRALNTVNQIKPKISNGLELLSHDQNQLEQSSTEEKRTSVHNQIRRPVTYDDLLEGEDPKDG